In Oryzias melastigma strain HK-1 linkage group LG16, ASM292280v2, whole genome shotgun sequence, a single genomic region encodes these proteins:
- the ddr1 gene encoding epithelial discoidin domain-containing receptor 1 isoform X2 yields the protein MGSTSTWLFPVTVVTALAVLVSTEEHEWHFNPAQCRYALGMEDGTIPDSDISASSAWSDSTEAKHGRLSTGEGDGAWCPAGPVFPSGSEYLQIDLHKLHFLALVGTQGRHADGHGQEFTRSYRLRYSRDGVKWITWKDRWGQEVVSGNTNTHEVVLKDLGPPIVARMVRFYPLADRVMSVCLRVELYGCVWNDGLKAYTAPVGHVMQLPGLPVYLNDSIYDGSTEQRMQFGGLGQLCDGVLGGDDFTQTKELRVWPGYDYVGWNRETLGQSSVDIEFHFEKPRLFNNMQVHSNNRHTQGVRVFSKVECLFKPGLLQQWSSPGLTKLVPLEDLKDPSSRPISIPLGHRPAQILGCKFYFADRWLLISEISFLSEPFEGDVDSFSYNLPKTPDTTSSAPVNVTTPVPTSSFSSPSTTTRPSESTAVTPRAGLPVAKDDSSNTAILIGCLVGIILLLLAVIAVILWRQYWKKILGKAQGSLSSDELRVHLSVPTDNVVINNTHSYSNRYQRIHTFPDDRDQDRDGDGEYQEPSALLRPRDHRDSTTLLLNNPAYHVLLPDHRKGSRALVVPSSTRAQEKSLNVPQACGLDLDMEKGFPPTQEEPPPYPGSPPYPSLSPPVSPPLPPSVPHYAEADIVSLQGVSGNNTYAVPALASSSPGADAAPLPELPRQCLIFKEKLGEGQFGEVHLCEIENPQDLPSLEFPFNVRKGRPLLVAVKILRPDASKNARNDFLKEVKILSRLKDPNIIQLLGVCVSSDPLCMVTEYMECGDLNQYLSHRVLLDKTGPSHNAPTISYPALISIASQIASGMKFLSSLNFVHRDLATRNCLVGGDRGENGEDRGGERQIKIADFGMSRNLYAGDYYRIQGRAVLPIRWMAWECILMGKFTTASDVWAFGVTLWEMLSVCQEQPYSNLTDEQVIDNAGEFFRDQGRQVYLGKPAVCPQGLYELMLSCWNRDCKLRPSFAYIHSFLTEDAMNMV from the exons ATCGATTTGCACAAACTCCACTTCCTCGCTCTGGTTGGCACTCAAGGTCGCCATGCCGACGGGCACGGCCAGGAGTTTACCCGCAGCTATCGGCTCCGCTACTCCAGAGATGGAGTGAAATGGATTACCTGGAAAGACCGCTGGGGGCAAGAG GTGGTGTCtggcaacacaaacacacacgagGTTGTGCTCAAAGACCTGGGCCCCCCAATTGTGGCCCGCATGGTCCGGTTCTACCCCCTCGCCGACAGAGTGATGAGTGTTTGCCTCCGAGTGGAGCTCTATGGTTGTGTGTGGAATG ATGGGTTAAAAGCTTACACCGCCCCGGTGGGTCACGTCATGCAGTTGCCTGGCCTGCCCGTGTATTTAAACGACTCCATCTACGATGGAAGCACAgaacaaag GATGCAGTTCGGGGGCTTGGGTCAGCTTTGTGACGGAGTGTTGGGAGGAGACGACTTTACACAAACCAAGGAATTGAGGGTGTGGCCCGGGTACGATTATGTCGGCTGGAACCGGGAAACCCTCGGGCAAAGCAGCGTGGATATTGAGTTCCACTTTGAGAAACCTCGACTCTTCAACAACATGCAG GTTCACAGTAACAACCGACACACACAAGGCGTGCGAGTCTTCAGCAAAGTGGAGTGTCTCTTTAAGCCGGGCCTCCTGCAGCAATGGTCCTCCCCTGGGCTCACTAAGCTCGTCCCGCTGGAGGATCTGAAGGACCCCTCCTCACGACCCATCTCCATCCCTCTCGGCCACCGGCCCGCTCAGATCCTCGGCTGCAAATTCTACTTTGCAGACCGCTGGCTGCTGATCAGCGAGATATCCTTCCTCTCTG AGCCGTTTGAGGGAGACGTTGATTCATTTTCCTACAATCTCCCTAAGACTCCCGACACCACCTCCTCTGCTCCAGTTAATGTCACCACTCCTGTTCCTACATCAAGTTTCAGTTCCCCCAGCACCACTACAAGGCCCTCTG AATCTACAGCCGTCACCCCGAGGGCGGGGCTTCCTGTGGCCAAAGATGACAGCAGCAACACGgccattctgattggctgcctGGTGGGCATCATCCTTTTGCTGCTGGCTGTGATCGCCGTCATTCTTTGGCGGCAATACTGGAAAAAGATCTTGGGCAAG GCCCAAGGCAGCCTGTCCAGCGACGAGCTCCGCGTTCACCTGTCGGTCCCCACAGACAACGTGGTTATCAACAACACACACAGCTACTCAAACCGATACCAGCGCATACACACCTTCCCAGACGACCGGGACCAGGACAGAGACGGAGACGGGGAGTACCAGGAACCGAGCGCTCTGCTGAGGCCGCGCGATCACAGAGACAGCACAA CCTTGCTGTTAAACAACCCAGCCTATCACGTGCTCCTCCCAGATCACAGAAAGGGCTCCAGAGCTTTAGTCGTCCCCAGCTCCACACGGGCTCAGGAAAAGAGCCTCAATGTCCCCCAGG CTTGCGGTTTGGACCTGGACATGGAGAAGGGCTTCCCACCAACGCAGGAGGAGCCCCCTCCCTACCCCGGATCCCCTCCTTACCCATCTCTGTCTCCACCCGtttcccctcctcttcctcccagtGTTCCGCACTACGCTGAAGCAGACATCGTCAGTTTGCAAGGTGTCAGCGGCAACAACACCTACGCCGTTCCTGCCTTGGCTTCCTCGAGCCCCGGGGCTGATGCCGCCCCGTTGCCCGAGCTGCCCCGCCAGTGTCTCATCTTTAAAGAGAAGCTTGGGGAGGGACAGTTTGGAGAG gtGCACCTGTGTGAAATCGAGAACCCCCAGGACCTCCCCAGCCTGGAGTTCCCCTTTAATGTGAGAAAAGGTCGCCCTCTTCTGGTGGCTGTGAAGATCCTGCGTCCAGATGCCTCCAAGAATGCCAG AAACGACTTCTTGAAGGAGGTGAAGATCCTGTCTCGTCTGAAAGACCCCAACATCATCCAGCTGCTGGGGGTGTGTGTGAGCAGCGACCCCCTCTGCATGGTCACCGAGTACATGGAGTGTGGAGACTTGAACCAGTACCTGTCCCATCGAGTCCTTCTGGACAAAACCGGGCCTTCTCACAACGCGCCAACCATCAG TTACCCGGCCCTCATCTCAATCGCCAGCCAGATCGCATCAGGAATGAAGTTCCTCTCTTCCCTGAACTTTGTGCATCGGGACCTAGCCACCCGGAACTGTTTGGTGGGAGGAGACAGAGGGGAGAACGGAGAAGATCGAGGTGGCGAGCGGCAGATCAAGATCGCCGACTTTGGCATGAGCAGAAATCTGTACGCCGGCGACTACTACAGAATCCAGGGCCGAGCCGTGCTGCCGATCCGCTGGATGGCCTGGGAGTGTATTCTGATG GGCAAGTTCACCACGGCCAGTGACGTGTGGGCGTTTGGAGTCACTCTGTGGGAGATGCTGAGTGTTTGTCAGGAACAACCGTACTCCAACCTGACAGATGAACAAGTCATCGACAACGCCGGAGAGTTCTTCAGAGACCAGGGCAGACAG GTGTATCTCGGGAAGCCGGCCGTGTGTCCGCAGGGTCTCTACGAGCTCATGTTGAGCTGCTGGAACAGAGACTGCAAACTCCGCCCATCGTTCGCCTACATCCACTCCTTCCTTACCGAGGACGCCATGAACATGGTTTGA
- the ddr1 gene encoding epithelial discoidin domain-containing receptor 1 isoform X1, which produces MGSTSTWLFPVTVVTALAVLVSTEEHEWHFNPAQCRYALGMEDGTIPDSDISASSAWSDSTEAKHGRLSTGEGDGAWCPAGPVFPSGSEYLQIDLHKLHFLALVGTQGRHADGHGQEFTRSYRLRYSRDGVKWITWKDRWGQEVVSGNTNTHEVVLKDLGPPIVARMVRFYPLADRVMSVCLRVELYGCVWNDGLKAYTAPVGHVMQLPGLPVYLNDSIYDGSTEQRMQFGGLGQLCDGVLGGDDFTQTKELRVWPGYDYVGWNRETLGQSSVDIEFHFEKPRLFNNMQVHSNNRHTQGVRVFSKVECLFKPGLLQQWSSPGLTKLVPLEDLKDPSSRPISIPLGHRPAQILGCKFYFADRWLLISEISFLSEPFEGDVDSFSYNLPKTPDTTSSAPVNVTTPVPTSSFSSPSTTTRPSESTAVTPRAGLPVAKDDSSNTAILIGCLVGIILLLLAVIAVILWRQYWKKILGKAQGSLSSDELRVHLSVPTDNVVINNTHSYSNRYQRIHTFPDDRDQDRDGDGEYQEPSALLRPRDHRDSTTLLLNNPAYHVLLPDHRKGSRALVVPSSTRAQEKSLNVPQACGLDLDMEKGFPPTQEEPPPYPGSPPYPSLSPPVSPPLPPSVPHYAEADIVSLQGVSGNNTYAVPALASSSPGADAAPLPELPRQCLIFKEKLGEGQFGEVHLCEIENPQDLPSLEFPFNVRKGRPLLVAVKILRPDASKNARNDFLKEVKILSRLKDPNIIQLLGVCVSSDPLCMVTEYMECGDLNQYLSHRVLLDKTGPSHNAPTISYPALISIASQIASGMKFLSSLNFVHRDLATRNCLVGGDRGENGEDRGGERQIKIADFGMSRNLYAGDYYRIQGRAVLPIRWMAWECILMGKFTTASDVWAFGVTLWEMLSVCQEQPYSNLTDEQVIDNAGEFFRDQGRQVYLGKPAVCPQGLYELMLSCWNRDCKLRPSFAYIHSFLTEDAMNMPHFLSVTHIHSCFCGRM; this is translated from the exons ATCGATTTGCACAAACTCCACTTCCTCGCTCTGGTTGGCACTCAAGGTCGCCATGCCGACGGGCACGGCCAGGAGTTTACCCGCAGCTATCGGCTCCGCTACTCCAGAGATGGAGTGAAATGGATTACCTGGAAAGACCGCTGGGGGCAAGAG GTGGTGTCtggcaacacaaacacacacgagGTTGTGCTCAAAGACCTGGGCCCCCCAATTGTGGCCCGCATGGTCCGGTTCTACCCCCTCGCCGACAGAGTGATGAGTGTTTGCCTCCGAGTGGAGCTCTATGGTTGTGTGTGGAATG ATGGGTTAAAAGCTTACACCGCCCCGGTGGGTCACGTCATGCAGTTGCCTGGCCTGCCCGTGTATTTAAACGACTCCATCTACGATGGAAGCACAgaacaaag GATGCAGTTCGGGGGCTTGGGTCAGCTTTGTGACGGAGTGTTGGGAGGAGACGACTTTACACAAACCAAGGAATTGAGGGTGTGGCCCGGGTACGATTATGTCGGCTGGAACCGGGAAACCCTCGGGCAAAGCAGCGTGGATATTGAGTTCCACTTTGAGAAACCTCGACTCTTCAACAACATGCAG GTTCACAGTAACAACCGACACACACAAGGCGTGCGAGTCTTCAGCAAAGTGGAGTGTCTCTTTAAGCCGGGCCTCCTGCAGCAATGGTCCTCCCCTGGGCTCACTAAGCTCGTCCCGCTGGAGGATCTGAAGGACCCCTCCTCACGACCCATCTCCATCCCTCTCGGCCACCGGCCCGCTCAGATCCTCGGCTGCAAATTCTACTTTGCAGACCGCTGGCTGCTGATCAGCGAGATATCCTTCCTCTCTG AGCCGTTTGAGGGAGACGTTGATTCATTTTCCTACAATCTCCCTAAGACTCCCGACACCACCTCCTCTGCTCCAGTTAATGTCACCACTCCTGTTCCTACATCAAGTTTCAGTTCCCCCAGCACCACTACAAGGCCCTCTG AATCTACAGCCGTCACCCCGAGGGCGGGGCTTCCTGTGGCCAAAGATGACAGCAGCAACACGgccattctgattggctgcctGGTGGGCATCATCCTTTTGCTGCTGGCTGTGATCGCCGTCATTCTTTGGCGGCAATACTGGAAAAAGATCTTGGGCAAG GCCCAAGGCAGCCTGTCCAGCGACGAGCTCCGCGTTCACCTGTCGGTCCCCACAGACAACGTGGTTATCAACAACACACACAGCTACTCAAACCGATACCAGCGCATACACACCTTCCCAGACGACCGGGACCAGGACAGAGACGGAGACGGGGAGTACCAGGAACCGAGCGCTCTGCTGAGGCCGCGCGATCACAGAGACAGCACAA CCTTGCTGTTAAACAACCCAGCCTATCACGTGCTCCTCCCAGATCACAGAAAGGGCTCCAGAGCTTTAGTCGTCCCCAGCTCCACACGGGCTCAGGAAAAGAGCCTCAATGTCCCCCAGG CTTGCGGTTTGGACCTGGACATGGAGAAGGGCTTCCCACCAACGCAGGAGGAGCCCCCTCCCTACCCCGGATCCCCTCCTTACCCATCTCTGTCTCCACCCGtttcccctcctcttcctcccagtGTTCCGCACTACGCTGAAGCAGACATCGTCAGTTTGCAAGGTGTCAGCGGCAACAACACCTACGCCGTTCCTGCCTTGGCTTCCTCGAGCCCCGGGGCTGATGCCGCCCCGTTGCCCGAGCTGCCCCGCCAGTGTCTCATCTTTAAAGAGAAGCTTGGGGAGGGACAGTTTGGAGAG gtGCACCTGTGTGAAATCGAGAACCCCCAGGACCTCCCCAGCCTGGAGTTCCCCTTTAATGTGAGAAAAGGTCGCCCTCTTCTGGTGGCTGTGAAGATCCTGCGTCCAGATGCCTCCAAGAATGCCAG AAACGACTTCTTGAAGGAGGTGAAGATCCTGTCTCGTCTGAAAGACCCCAACATCATCCAGCTGCTGGGGGTGTGTGTGAGCAGCGACCCCCTCTGCATGGTCACCGAGTACATGGAGTGTGGAGACTTGAACCAGTACCTGTCCCATCGAGTCCTTCTGGACAAAACCGGGCCTTCTCACAACGCGCCAACCATCAG TTACCCGGCCCTCATCTCAATCGCCAGCCAGATCGCATCAGGAATGAAGTTCCTCTCTTCCCTGAACTTTGTGCATCGGGACCTAGCCACCCGGAACTGTTTGGTGGGAGGAGACAGAGGGGAGAACGGAGAAGATCGAGGTGGCGAGCGGCAGATCAAGATCGCCGACTTTGGCATGAGCAGAAATCTGTACGCCGGCGACTACTACAGAATCCAGGGCCGAGCCGTGCTGCCGATCCGCTGGATGGCCTGGGAGTGTATTCTGATG GGCAAGTTCACCACGGCCAGTGACGTGTGGGCGTTTGGAGTCACTCTGTGGGAGATGCTGAGTGTTTGTCAGGAACAACCGTACTCCAACCTGACAGATGAACAAGTCATCGACAACGCCGGAGAGTTCTTCAGAGACCAGGGCAGACAG GTGTATCTCGGGAAGCCGGCCGTGTGTCCGCAGGGTCTCTACGAGCTCATGTTGAGCTGCTGGAACAGAGACTGCAAACTCCGCCCATCGTTCGCCTACATCCACTCCTTCCTTACCGAGGACGCCATGAACATG CCCCATTTCCTTTCAGTGACCcacatccacagctgtttttgtGGACGAATGTGA
- the ddr1 gene encoding epithelial discoidin domain-containing receptor 1 isoform X3, producing the protein MGSTSTWLFPVTVVTALAVLVSTEEHEWHFNPAQCRYALGMEDGTIPDSDISASSAWSDSTEAKHGRLSTGEGDGAWCPAGPVFPSGSEYLQIDLHKLHFLALVGTQGRHADGHGQEFTRSYRLRYSRDGVKWITWKDRWGQEVVSGNTNTHEVVLKDLGPPIVARMVRFYPLADRVMSVCLRVELYGCVWNDGLKAYTAPVGHVMQLPGLPVYLNDSIYDGSTEQRMQFGGLGQLCDGVLGGDDFTQTKELRVWPGYDYVGWNRETLGQSSVDIEFHFEKPRLFNNMQVHSNNRHTQGVRVFSKVECLFKPGLLQQWSSPGLTKLVPLEDLKDPSSRPISIPLGHRPAQILGCKFYFADRWLLISEISFLSEPFEGDVDSFSYNLPKTPDTTSSAPVNVTTPVPTSSFSSPSTTTRPSESTAVTPRAGLPVAKDDSSNTAILIGCLVGIILLLLAVIAVILWRQYWKKILGKAQGSLSSDELRVHLSVPTDNVVINNTHSYSNRYQRIHTFPDDRDQDRDGDGEYQEPSALLRPRDHRDSTTLLLNNPAYHVLLPDHRKGSRALVVPSSTRAQEKSLNVPQACGLDLDMEKGFPPTQEEPPPYPGSPPYPSLSPPVSPPLPPSVPHYAEADIVSLQGVSGNNTYAVPALASSSPGADAAPLPELPRQCLIFKEKLGEGQFGEVHLCEIENPQDLPSLEFPFNVRKGRPLLVAVKILRPDASKNARNDFLKEVKILSRLKDPNIIQLLGVCVSSDPLCMVTEYMECGDLNQYLSHRVLLDKTGPSHNAPTISYPALISIASQIASGMKFLSSLNFVHRDLATRNCLVGGDRGENGEDRGGERQIKIADFGMSRNLYAGDYYRIQGRAVLPIRWMAWECILMGKFTTASDVWAFGVTLWEMLSVCQEQPYSNLTDEQVIDNAGEFFRDQGRQVYLGKPAVCPQGLYELMLSCWNRDCKLRPSFAYIHSFLTEDAMNM; encoded by the exons ATCGATTTGCACAAACTCCACTTCCTCGCTCTGGTTGGCACTCAAGGTCGCCATGCCGACGGGCACGGCCAGGAGTTTACCCGCAGCTATCGGCTCCGCTACTCCAGAGATGGAGTGAAATGGATTACCTGGAAAGACCGCTGGGGGCAAGAG GTGGTGTCtggcaacacaaacacacacgagGTTGTGCTCAAAGACCTGGGCCCCCCAATTGTGGCCCGCATGGTCCGGTTCTACCCCCTCGCCGACAGAGTGATGAGTGTTTGCCTCCGAGTGGAGCTCTATGGTTGTGTGTGGAATG ATGGGTTAAAAGCTTACACCGCCCCGGTGGGTCACGTCATGCAGTTGCCTGGCCTGCCCGTGTATTTAAACGACTCCATCTACGATGGAAGCACAgaacaaag GATGCAGTTCGGGGGCTTGGGTCAGCTTTGTGACGGAGTGTTGGGAGGAGACGACTTTACACAAACCAAGGAATTGAGGGTGTGGCCCGGGTACGATTATGTCGGCTGGAACCGGGAAACCCTCGGGCAAAGCAGCGTGGATATTGAGTTCCACTTTGAGAAACCTCGACTCTTCAACAACATGCAG GTTCACAGTAACAACCGACACACACAAGGCGTGCGAGTCTTCAGCAAAGTGGAGTGTCTCTTTAAGCCGGGCCTCCTGCAGCAATGGTCCTCCCCTGGGCTCACTAAGCTCGTCCCGCTGGAGGATCTGAAGGACCCCTCCTCACGACCCATCTCCATCCCTCTCGGCCACCGGCCCGCTCAGATCCTCGGCTGCAAATTCTACTTTGCAGACCGCTGGCTGCTGATCAGCGAGATATCCTTCCTCTCTG AGCCGTTTGAGGGAGACGTTGATTCATTTTCCTACAATCTCCCTAAGACTCCCGACACCACCTCCTCTGCTCCAGTTAATGTCACCACTCCTGTTCCTACATCAAGTTTCAGTTCCCCCAGCACCACTACAAGGCCCTCTG AATCTACAGCCGTCACCCCGAGGGCGGGGCTTCCTGTGGCCAAAGATGACAGCAGCAACACGgccattctgattggctgcctGGTGGGCATCATCCTTTTGCTGCTGGCTGTGATCGCCGTCATTCTTTGGCGGCAATACTGGAAAAAGATCTTGGGCAAG GCCCAAGGCAGCCTGTCCAGCGACGAGCTCCGCGTTCACCTGTCGGTCCCCACAGACAACGTGGTTATCAACAACACACACAGCTACTCAAACCGATACCAGCGCATACACACCTTCCCAGACGACCGGGACCAGGACAGAGACGGAGACGGGGAGTACCAGGAACCGAGCGCTCTGCTGAGGCCGCGCGATCACAGAGACAGCACAA CCTTGCTGTTAAACAACCCAGCCTATCACGTGCTCCTCCCAGATCACAGAAAGGGCTCCAGAGCTTTAGTCGTCCCCAGCTCCACACGGGCTCAGGAAAAGAGCCTCAATGTCCCCCAGG CTTGCGGTTTGGACCTGGACATGGAGAAGGGCTTCCCACCAACGCAGGAGGAGCCCCCTCCCTACCCCGGATCCCCTCCTTACCCATCTCTGTCTCCACCCGtttcccctcctcttcctcccagtGTTCCGCACTACGCTGAAGCAGACATCGTCAGTTTGCAAGGTGTCAGCGGCAACAACACCTACGCCGTTCCTGCCTTGGCTTCCTCGAGCCCCGGGGCTGATGCCGCCCCGTTGCCCGAGCTGCCCCGCCAGTGTCTCATCTTTAAAGAGAAGCTTGGGGAGGGACAGTTTGGAGAG gtGCACCTGTGTGAAATCGAGAACCCCCAGGACCTCCCCAGCCTGGAGTTCCCCTTTAATGTGAGAAAAGGTCGCCCTCTTCTGGTGGCTGTGAAGATCCTGCGTCCAGATGCCTCCAAGAATGCCAG AAACGACTTCTTGAAGGAGGTGAAGATCCTGTCTCGTCTGAAAGACCCCAACATCATCCAGCTGCTGGGGGTGTGTGTGAGCAGCGACCCCCTCTGCATGGTCACCGAGTACATGGAGTGTGGAGACTTGAACCAGTACCTGTCCCATCGAGTCCTTCTGGACAAAACCGGGCCTTCTCACAACGCGCCAACCATCAG TTACCCGGCCCTCATCTCAATCGCCAGCCAGATCGCATCAGGAATGAAGTTCCTCTCTTCCCTGAACTTTGTGCATCGGGACCTAGCCACCCGGAACTGTTTGGTGGGAGGAGACAGAGGGGAGAACGGAGAAGATCGAGGTGGCGAGCGGCAGATCAAGATCGCCGACTTTGGCATGAGCAGAAATCTGTACGCCGGCGACTACTACAGAATCCAGGGCCGAGCCGTGCTGCCGATCCGCTGGATGGCCTGGGAGTGTATTCTGATG GGCAAGTTCACCACGGCCAGTGACGTGTGGGCGTTTGGAGTCACTCTGTGGGAGATGCTGAGTGTTTGTCAGGAACAACCGTACTCCAACCTGACAGATGAACAAGTCATCGACAACGCCGGAGAGTTCTTCAGAGACCAGGGCAGACAG GTGTATCTCGGGAAGCCGGCCGTGTGTCCGCAGGGTCTCTACGAGCTCATGTTGAGCTGCTGGAACAGAGACTGCAAACTCCGCCCATCGTTCGCCTACATCCACTCCTTCCTTACCGAGGACGCCATGAACATG TGA
- the ddr1 gene encoding epithelial discoidin domain-containing receptor 1 isoform X4, whose amino-acid sequence MGSTSTWLFPVTVVTALAVLVSTEEHEWHFNPAQCRYALGMEDGTIPDSDISASSAWSDSTEAKHGRLSTGEGDGAWCPAGPVFPSGSEYLQIDLHKLHFLALVGTQGRHADGHGQEFTRSYRLRYSRDGVKWITWKDRWGQEVVSGNTNTHEVVLKDLGPPIVARMVRFYPLADRVMSVCLRVELYGCVWNDGLKAYTAPVGHVMQLPGLPVYLNDSIYDGSTEQRMQFGGLGQLCDGVLGGDDFTQTKELRVWPGYDYVGWNRETLGQSSVDIEFHFEKPRLFNNMQVHSNNRHTQGVRVFSKVECLFKPGLLQQWSSPGLTKLVPLEDLKDPSSRPISIPLGHRPAQILGCKFYFADRWLLISEISFLSEPFEGDVDSFSYNLPKTPDTTSSAPVNVTTPVPTSSFSSPSTTTRPSESTAVTPRAGLPVAKDDSSNTAILIGCLVGIILLLLAVIAVILWRQYWKKILGKAQGSLSSDELRVHLSVPTDNVVINNTHSYSNRYQRIHTFPDDRDQDRDGDGEYQEPSALLRPRDHRDSTTCGLDLDMEKGFPPTQEEPPPYPGSPPYPSLSPPVSPPLPPSVPHYAEADIVSLQGVSGNNTYAVPALASSSPGADAAPLPELPRQCLIFKEKLGEGQFGEVHLCEIENPQDLPSLEFPFNVRKGRPLLVAVKILRPDASKNARNDFLKEVKILSRLKDPNIIQLLGVCVSSDPLCMVTEYMECGDLNQYLSHRVLLDKTGPSHNAPTISYPALISIASQIASGMKFLSSLNFVHRDLATRNCLVGGDRGENGEDRGGERQIKIADFGMSRNLYAGDYYRIQGRAVLPIRWMAWECILMGKFTTASDVWAFGVTLWEMLSVCQEQPYSNLTDEQVIDNAGEFFRDQGRQVYLGKPAVCPQGLYELMLSCWNRDCKLRPSFAYIHSFLTEDAMNMPHFLSVTHIHSCFCGRM is encoded by the exons ATCGATTTGCACAAACTCCACTTCCTCGCTCTGGTTGGCACTCAAGGTCGCCATGCCGACGGGCACGGCCAGGAGTTTACCCGCAGCTATCGGCTCCGCTACTCCAGAGATGGAGTGAAATGGATTACCTGGAAAGACCGCTGGGGGCAAGAG GTGGTGTCtggcaacacaaacacacacgagGTTGTGCTCAAAGACCTGGGCCCCCCAATTGTGGCCCGCATGGTCCGGTTCTACCCCCTCGCCGACAGAGTGATGAGTGTTTGCCTCCGAGTGGAGCTCTATGGTTGTGTGTGGAATG ATGGGTTAAAAGCTTACACCGCCCCGGTGGGTCACGTCATGCAGTTGCCTGGCCTGCCCGTGTATTTAAACGACTCCATCTACGATGGAAGCACAgaacaaag GATGCAGTTCGGGGGCTTGGGTCAGCTTTGTGACGGAGTGTTGGGAGGAGACGACTTTACACAAACCAAGGAATTGAGGGTGTGGCCCGGGTACGATTATGTCGGCTGGAACCGGGAAACCCTCGGGCAAAGCAGCGTGGATATTGAGTTCCACTTTGAGAAACCTCGACTCTTCAACAACATGCAG GTTCACAGTAACAACCGACACACACAAGGCGTGCGAGTCTTCAGCAAAGTGGAGTGTCTCTTTAAGCCGGGCCTCCTGCAGCAATGGTCCTCCCCTGGGCTCACTAAGCTCGTCCCGCTGGAGGATCTGAAGGACCCCTCCTCACGACCCATCTCCATCCCTCTCGGCCACCGGCCCGCTCAGATCCTCGGCTGCAAATTCTACTTTGCAGACCGCTGGCTGCTGATCAGCGAGATATCCTTCCTCTCTG AGCCGTTTGAGGGAGACGTTGATTCATTTTCCTACAATCTCCCTAAGACTCCCGACACCACCTCCTCTGCTCCAGTTAATGTCACCACTCCTGTTCCTACATCAAGTTTCAGTTCCCCCAGCACCACTACAAGGCCCTCTG AATCTACAGCCGTCACCCCGAGGGCGGGGCTTCCTGTGGCCAAAGATGACAGCAGCAACACGgccattctgattggctgcctGGTGGGCATCATCCTTTTGCTGCTGGCTGTGATCGCCGTCATTCTTTGGCGGCAATACTGGAAAAAGATCTTGGGCAAG GCCCAAGGCAGCCTGTCCAGCGACGAGCTCCGCGTTCACCTGTCGGTCCCCACAGACAACGTGGTTATCAACAACACACACAGCTACTCAAACCGATACCAGCGCATACACACCTTCCCAGACGACCGGGACCAGGACAGAGACGGAGACGGGGAGTACCAGGAACCGAGCGCTCTGCTGAGGCCGCGCGATCACAGAGACAGCACAA CTTGCGGTTTGGACCTGGACATGGAGAAGGGCTTCCCACCAACGCAGGAGGAGCCCCCTCCCTACCCCGGATCCCCTCCTTACCCATCTCTGTCTCCACCCGtttcccctcctcttcctcccagtGTTCCGCACTACGCTGAAGCAGACATCGTCAGTTTGCAAGGTGTCAGCGGCAACAACACCTACGCCGTTCCTGCCTTGGCTTCCTCGAGCCCCGGGGCTGATGCCGCCCCGTTGCCCGAGCTGCCCCGCCAGTGTCTCATCTTTAAAGAGAAGCTTGGGGAGGGACAGTTTGGAGAG gtGCACCTGTGTGAAATCGAGAACCCCCAGGACCTCCCCAGCCTGGAGTTCCCCTTTAATGTGAGAAAAGGTCGCCCTCTTCTGGTGGCTGTGAAGATCCTGCGTCCAGATGCCTCCAAGAATGCCAG AAACGACTTCTTGAAGGAGGTGAAGATCCTGTCTCGTCTGAAAGACCCCAACATCATCCAGCTGCTGGGGGTGTGTGTGAGCAGCGACCCCCTCTGCATGGTCACCGAGTACATGGAGTGTGGAGACTTGAACCAGTACCTGTCCCATCGAGTCCTTCTGGACAAAACCGGGCCTTCTCACAACGCGCCAACCATCAG TTACCCGGCCCTCATCTCAATCGCCAGCCAGATCGCATCAGGAATGAAGTTCCTCTCTTCCCTGAACTTTGTGCATCGGGACCTAGCCACCCGGAACTGTTTGGTGGGAGGAGACAGAGGGGAGAACGGAGAAGATCGAGGTGGCGAGCGGCAGATCAAGATCGCCGACTTTGGCATGAGCAGAAATCTGTACGCCGGCGACTACTACAGAATCCAGGGCCGAGCCGTGCTGCCGATCCGCTGGATGGCCTGGGAGTGTATTCTGATG GGCAAGTTCACCACGGCCAGTGACGTGTGGGCGTTTGGAGTCACTCTGTGGGAGATGCTGAGTGTTTGTCAGGAACAACCGTACTCCAACCTGACAGATGAACAAGTCATCGACAACGCCGGAGAGTTCTTCAGAGACCAGGGCAGACAG GTGTATCTCGGGAAGCCGGCCGTGTGTCCGCAGGGTCTCTACGAGCTCATGTTGAGCTGCTGGAACAGAGACTGCAAACTCCGCCCATCGTTCGCCTACATCCACTCCTTCCTTACCGAGGACGCCATGAACATG CCCCATTTCCTTTCAGTGACCcacatccacagctgtttttgtGGACGAATGTGA